ggGTTTTGgtataaattgaaatattaatcgcaaaataaatatttgttttaattttttgtgtttcgcAAAtcgcaaaataaatatttgttttaattttttgtctttcttgcaaaaacaattattttatatgttttatttaTGCACATGTAATCATTGCGTTTGTTAGGACAAACtcgtcatttaaattttttttagagcaacTCCAAAAATTAACCATCATTTGATGTTCTTGTATTTATTAGTACAAAAAACACGAATCTAATATTGGATTTGGTCACAGCacagccttaaaaaaataaaaaaaggtataaacgTATGGAAAACGTgagctatttagctatcgttcaAACGTGAACGTTTTGGCGTGTACGTTTAGACGATTTTCGTCTTCTGtgaagcaaaaaaattaaagcgaaAACGTGATCGTTAAAACGATTGACGTTTTCAATTTTACGTGAAGCAACTCTATCGTCCAAACGTTAACGTCTGACGATAATCGAgatacggaatgaccccccagaTCTCTAGCGTGACTCGCACTAATCATTGCGCTGCGGGGTACTTATTTATGTCAGCATGAAAAGGACATTAAGAATGTTTTTTGGAAgataaatttccaaaatctcaTTTGAATGTAAAATTGCAAAAGACGATTCTCAAAAATTTCGAGGTGATGCTACCAAAAATGCTTGGAAAGTCATGAAAGAAAaactatattattattaatgagAGGAAAACATCATCACCATCTAATTAAAATGAGACATAGTTTTGTTTTACTTCGCAAGCAAGATCCAATGAAGAAACACTCTTGACAATAACAGTTCCTTCGGGTTAAAAAAGCTTTAAGCAGTAATAGCTCTCTCTTAAACGACATTAACAGATTACTTGTAGTCAGGTAATGGGTGTAACACGTGAAGCTATGAACAACGACGCACCAACACGACAAGTCAACCAGTGTATCCACAGATATACAATATAACAAAAGAAGATTTgtcttccaataaaaaaaaaagtggagaacCATATCAGGTTGCTTCAGGTTGCTAACTGAAGGTAGATAGCCAGAGCTGAAAAAGCTTATTGGTTAAGGATTTGGTTGGGAAATCTTAGTAGGTACTATTTACGagcataaaataaaacaaccataGCAGAACTGATGTGTTACAAATAGAACTTTTCAAGCTCTCTGAATAGGAAGCAGCACATACAAAAATCATCTGTAAATATAATCATGAATAAAAGATAAGTACCATCCGCCTGATTCGCAACTATAGTATTTATCAGTCTTTGACAGTTGCGCTTCAAATTTGAACAATCCACTATATAGAGTTTAGCGACTTAAAGATAATGAGAGAAGGCTCGATGCTGTTGCAAAAAGGGATTTTGCATATAAGACGTTCAGAattataatggaatatgtccatttgaaatttgttcatTGTACACTACTTTGAGAAgctcttttttagaaaataaagaaatttgtttttaatgttttacaGACCAATAGCAATAAATTCCCCGAGTTTAGTTTTACCATTTTATTTAAGATGTAAACAAACACTGAATTTATAAAGACTTTAAACATCCAACTTGTTGAGTAGTCGACTTGGCCCTAAGATAACAAAGCCAACTATTCGGTCAATGTAAAAATGACATCAAACACTTTTCAACCGTGTCACGTAGTAAAATCTATGAAACGTTTGGATTGACTGGGAATTTGAAAGCAATTTAACAGGAAATACAAAACGAAAATGAGATTTCATTCAGTGATCACTAATGACGACTTAAGGTACCAAAATGAAAAGAATGAGAAAATTGGAAAATGAATTGCGGAAATAACCAGCGTTGCACGCCCTTGATAATAGTaccaacaataaattaaaagttcttattaaaaactttaacattttcAACATTCAATTGACCTGTATAGTAAATATCATATCAAGTTTTCTTGCCActtaattttctaacaaaagcTTCTAAAATCATTGTGCAACACTGCAACACACTTTTATTCCCGTACCGGAGTGTATTTTGGCCGGCCAGAACAATCCTGTGAATAACCAAATCGAGACTTCAAAGCCGCATAAATCGACAATAAATACAAATGATACGAAACCcctttttaaaatgaaactccTTAACTGGAAGACTAGATACTTGCTGTACAAAATcaaatgttttcttttcttgAAAATTCTCCAACCAACCTATTGCTTATTTTGAAGCCCTTGGTCAAGACGACTAAtgtgcccataatctcgtaagggccctaactacaaaattttcgattttgattttttgtatgtttggaGTTATGGCATTGTCTGTtttttattctcatttatttgTTTAGACTAGGCCTTCAAATAAGtcagaaaaatcaaaatattaatttatttttcaaattgatttatGGTCATTTTGTTCACTATCGTTCAACAAAAGCAAATACggaagttgaagataaaaatcctcaagttatgGTCAACTTCGAGTGAACAAAATGGCCCTTAGTGTTTCCCTCTTTAACTGAGAAGTATGAAAAATGAAGTTAAGGCCTTTAGTTATGCGCAGTTTTGACTATATAAAAACGGTGTAAACCAGCAGTGGACTgggagtaagaaaaaaaaacactaaactgAACCAAACCAAAAACTAATCGAAACCATTTGTTTATGAGAATAAAGTTCATTCAGTGAAGATCAAAAAATTCAGaacgaaaaaatattcatatttaaaattattgggCAAGACTAGATAATCTTCATGTTCtggaaaaattttgtatgttttctaGTGTAAAATCAAAACTTAATTGAATAATAGCCATATTCTTACCTGAAGATCCTTTAGTAGGTGTCATTTCTCCCGGTTGTATTGATGGTGTTGTGTCCATTGGTACAGACTCACCATTAACTGGTTCTGACGATTCTGCAACTGTGCCTTCAGTTGCAggtgttttcaaattttcatcTTTAACAGCTTCTTTGCTTTCACTTGCACTACTACTTTGTGGTGTACCCAATTGTGTTGCAGCATCTATAAGGGTGGCATTTGATTGCGATATGCTTGGTGTTGATGGTGCACTACCATTAGTTTGGTGTTGTGGTGTCTTTGCTTCTCCACTTGGCTGTGATTGTTTTGTGGGTGTATTGGGTGGTAGGGGCGATAAAAGAGCAGCCGCTCCTCCGGCAACATTAGATGGCATTATGCTCGGATTCATAGATGCCATTGCAAGAATTGGATTCTGTGATGGTGAAGTGGGAATATTTTGTTGTGATGGCGATGGCATACTGGTAACTGCCATGCCCGGTTGAAGCGATGTTGGCATTGCACTCACGGACATTGGTGATGTCTGAGCTAAGCCCACAGTGCTGGAGACGACTGGGCCGGCTTGGGTTGATATCGTGACAACTGCTGTTGATGGCAAGGATGTTGTTTTTGATTGGTATGTAACGTGTTGGACATTGTTTGAAGTTGATGATGACACTGAGAATGGTACTGCTGTTATTTGTTGCTGGATGTTTgcatgatgttgttgttgttgttgctgttgttgggcTTGTTGTTGGGCTTGCTGCTGGGCCTGTTGCTGGGCTTGTTGTTGGGCTTGTTGCTGGGCTTGTTGCTGGGCTTGCTGTTGGGCTTGCTGCTGGGCTTGTTGTTGGGCTTGTTGTTGAGCTTGTTGATGCGCTTGTTGTTGTGctagctgctgctgttgctgagCCTGTTGTTGTTGGGCCTGTTGTTGCTGAGCCTGCTGCTGTgcttgctgctgttgttgttgttgctgtgcttgttgttgttgttgatgggcAACTTGTTGAGATTGCTGATGCTGTTGAGCAGCTTGTACTTGCTGATGCTGTTGAGCAGCTTGAacttgttgttgctgttgttgttgttgctgctgttgttgttgctgctgctgctgttgttgctgctgctgttgttgttgttgagcaTTTGGAGATTGCTGAACCACAATTTGATGAATTATTCCCGCCGAATGTTGTtctcgttgttgttgttgctgctgctgcaacTGTTGCTGATGTTGTTGCTGTATTAACTGGTTTTGaatttgttgctgttgttgctgctgtgtGATATATGGCTGTGATACTTGTAGTTGAATTTGCTGTTGACCCGATTGCacttgttgctgctgttgctgttgttgctgcaGTTGAATTTGTTGGGCAATTTGTTGTTGAAGCAATTGTTGATTGGAATTCTGTTGCATTATTAATTGTTGTTGAAGCAGGGcttgttgctgttgctgctgttgttgctgttgctgctgttgttgttgcttgaTTTGTTGCAATTGCAACTGCTGCTGTTTATCAACTTGCTGCTGGGCAGCTTGTTGTTGTGCAGCTTGGGCCAAAGTTTGTCCATTTTGTATTGTTATTGGCGTACCGCTCATCACAACCATtctgaaataatttcaaaaaacattagttttacatttctttaaaaatttgtcaaacATTTAAACTTACTTATTACCCGCTGAGGTTACAACTTGATGCATTGTCTGTTGCGGAGCTAATTGATGCATGCCAGTGGTTTTATTCTGGGCGCCAACTTCTGTTTTCATTGCCGGCAATGCTGGTCGAACTGGCTGTTGTTTGTTTCGTATTTTCTGCTTGATTAGGTTTTGATTTTGTGCTGTTTGTGTGGACACCGAACTAGCTGGTCGTATTTGTGGACCATTTTGTGGAAGGATTTGTTGACCCCGTTGCACTTGTTGCtgatgctgttgttgttgttgctgctgttgttgttgactTTGAGTTGCTTGTTGCTGTTGTTTGGGTTTGTTTGGTGTTTGGGTAACATTGCATTGCAGAGTAAGGGTTTCtgtaaaatcgaaaaaagttagAAAATGGTTACAAAAGAACTTTAGGAGATTTTGGGTTTAGGGTCGTTTATTTCAACTTACGATTGGGTTGTTGTGTTTGAATTGTCTGGTGCGTTGCAGGTTGCTGAATAAACATTCCCTGTGTGCCATCCGGCTGAGTGCCCCGTATTATAATCGGATTTTGTGTCAATAGAGCTTGTTGTTGAAGACCATTGCTCCATGTGTAGGGCGGCATACTTTGCATCCATGGAGCAGCTATTTGCATCTGTTGACCTCCAGCATGATGTAGTGGACCAATAATCTGTGTCGTCGACATTGGCTGCGATACTTGAACACATTGTTGAGAAGTCTGTTGATTTCCATTGCCTTGTCCAGCCATTCCCTGTCCTCCTTGTACAGAATTTGTCGTTGTCACTTTCTGAACTACTTTCTGTTGCAGATTCTTCTGACCATCTTGTTGCTGTTGCTTATTGCCCTGTGCGCTCATTGTTTgtaatatattttgttgttgctgttgtggcTGTGAGCTAATGACATTCACAGGACTAAAGAGCAATGTCTGAGGCGATTGACTCGCTGGCATTGTATAGGTTCCACTGAAACCAGCATTGCCGCCCAGCATTTGCTTATTCTGAGCGGTGGCAGTAATCATCTGAGGACCTCCACCTTGGAAGGGTTTGCTTGCTGCAATCAATTGAATAGGCTGTTGACCTAAACCCGAATGTATTAAGCTACCCGACATTAGTACTTGAGGAGGATATAGTTGCTGGAAAATGCCTGAATTCGACAACGATGGTTGCATCAGCTGAACAGTGCGTCCATGGGACCAGTCAGATACTTGGCCAGCTGATAGTTGCATTGGGGACATTGTACTTATGGTGGTAGAATGTTGTTGATTTGCCATGGAGGATGGAGGCTGGTGAGGGCTACTTGGGGATCCCTCTATAACTTGCATTTGTTGCATTTGACCCTGACTGGCCTGTTCCATCATTTGATGTTTTAACTCGGCATTATTGTGGGTGGGAAATTCCTGTTTGACTTGGATAAATGATGAGGCATGTTGTAGTTGGAGCTGTTGTAGTTGTTGCAATTGCTCGGGTGATATTTGTAGGGGTACTGTAGATTGTCCCGGTACTTGGGCTGGACTTTGTGATTTTTCCATAGTTATGATtgtttgttgatgatgatgatgttgttgatgaaggtgttgttgatgttgttgttgatgttgttgttgctgttgttgctgttgttgttgctgttgtgtttgttgttgtggttgttgttggtgGGATGTGGTTGGAGCTAAATCGTATTTTTCGTCAAATGTTATACCagctttttgagccaatgtttCCAGACACTTAAGAGGTCTTTCTGGTGTCTTTTGTTGTAGTGTCGATTGTTGtggttgttgctgttgttgttgttgagtttgttggtcttgttgttgttgggttTTTATTTCTCCTAATGAGTTTtctatttaaatacaaaaataagttaATCATTATTATCCTGAGAGTTTAGATCGATATTTGTTATTGTAATTATTTACCTACTGATGAATGAGTTGTCTCTGAATTGACAATTTTTATGATACGTATATTTGAGTTATCTTTAAGTGGCTGTGAAGGTAAATACGCATTTGTTGTTGTCGGTTCTGTCTCAATGTCcgttctgaaaaaaaagaaaataaaaaaaaaattaataagctattcgttttgagtttttttttttgttagataagGGAAACTATGGGCAAGTgaggaagttaaaaaaaaggaattacaTAGTGATATTTttgattgatttgatttttgtcTTCAAAGCCTTTAGAACAAGACGTTCAGCATTTCATTGAACAAACTACACTTTGGTGCACAACTTCTGTGGATCTAATTCAAGCCATAAGTGAGGAATGGAATGTTGGatagtaaaatttaataattttagcaGTAAAGTAATAATGATTATGAGCTGCATTAAGTTCTTTTATgcaaaagataaaacaaaagcattttgatttctaatttgataaaatataaaaattaaaagtagcACTTTTATTCAGTTATCATTTAAAGAAACTTTTTATTAACAAATCGAGGCAAGGAccaaaatggatttttttatgttcaattctgtttccatttaaaatattaaattcaaaacTGAAACTGGAACtggaacaaaacaataaaaactacCTATAATTTGTCAAAAACGGGAGGCtgtaatataatataattcaaATTCTATG
This DNA window, taken from Episyrphus balteatus chromosome 2, idEpiBalt1.1, whole genome shotgun sequence, encodes the following:
- the LOC129912165 gene encoding polyhomeotic-proximal chromatin protein, which encodes MMDRRAYKFISKRTDIETEPTTTNAYLPSQPLKDNSNIRIIKIVNSETTHSSVENSLGEIKTQQQQDQQTQQQQQQQPQQSTLQQKTPERPLKCLETLAQKAGITFDEKYDLAPTTSHQQQPQQQTQQQQQQQQQQQQHQQQHQQHLHQQHHHHQQTIITMEKSQSPAQVPGQSTVPLQISPEQLQQLQQLQLQHASSFIQVKQEFPTHNNAELKHQMMEQASQGQMQQMQVIEGSPSSPHQPPSSMANQQHSTTISTMSPMQLSAGQVSDWSHGRTVQLMQPSLSNSGIFQQLYPPQVLMSGSLIHSGLGQQPIQLIAASKPFQGGGPQMITATAQNKQMLGGNAGFSGTYTMPASQSPQTLLFSPVNVISSQPQQQQQNILQTMSAQGNKQQQQDGQKNLQQKVVQKVTTTNSVQGGQGMAGQGNGNQQTSQQCVQVSQPMSTTQIIGPLHHAGGQQMQIAAPWMQSMPPYTWSNGLQQQALLTQNPIIIRGTQPDGTQGMFIQQPATHQTIQTQQPNQTLTLQCNVTQTPNKPKQQQQATQSQQQQQQQQQQHQQQVQRGQQILPQNGPQIRPASSVSTQTAQNQNLIKQKIRNKQQPVRPALPAMKTEVGAQNKTTGMHQLAPQQTMHQVVTSAGNKMVVMSGTPITIQNGQTLAQAAQQQAAQQQVDKQQQLQLQQIKQQQQQQQQQQQQQQQALLQQQLIMQQNSNQQLLQQQIAQQIQLQQQQQQQQQVQSGQQQIQLQVSQPYITQQQQQQQIQNQLIQQQHQQQLQQQQQQQREQHSAGIIHQIVVQQSPNAQQQQQQQQQQQQQQQQQQQQQQQQQQVQAAQQHQQVQAAQQHQQSQQVAHQQQQQAQQQQQQQQAQQQAQQQQAQQQQAQQQQQLAQQQAHQQAQQQAQQQAQQQAQQQAQQQAQQQAQQQAQQQAQQQAQQQAQQQQQQQQHHANIQQQITAVPFSVSSSTSNNVQHVTYQSKTTSLPSTAVVTISTQAGPVVSSTVGLAQTSPMSVSAMPTSLQPGMAVTSMPSPSQQNIPTSPSQNPILAMASMNPSIMPSNVAGGAAALLSPLPPNTPTKQSQPSGEAKTPQHQTNGSAPSTPSISQSNATLIDAATQLGTPQSSSASESKEAVKDENLKTPATEGTVAESSEPVNGESVPMDTTPSIQPGEMTPTKGSSGIKSPINNEKKQDSETPKSQPTTPDETILNTKSTPVNTPKAAAGATTIKAEKDLPKAMIKPNVLTHVIEGFIIQEANEPFAVTRQRYSDKDQSDEPPKKKQALEESINQSSNGLPADMIECETCGKAEHKSKLKKKRFCSPNCARQRKSSLSEQNSEVASMPALASPNPELNSTVKIGLECAPSSEKPQPMDTTPMSFPTANNVQQVTQTIAALEAAAAEEPPQMVNWTVSDVCEFIKSLPGCSDYVDDFEQQEIDGQALLLLKENHLVNAMGMKLGPALKIVAKVESMKETTGADKEQQ